DNA from Aphis gossypii isolate Hap1 chromosome 3, ASM2018417v2, whole genome shotgun sequence:
cttaaataatatggaattGAAATTCGATGGTTAAAGATTAGAATGATATTTGCGAACGTCGTAACAAAGCGACATGCGcgtgtagaaaaatataagataataactatcaagtaaatactataacttaaagcagttaatatttacatttttttttctatgggagtcaattaaaaccaataattttattagcatttctataaaattctgaaaaaaaaaaaaaataataatcgagaTAATGAACTCATAGTCGATCACACAATGTCTGAGAAAAATCGCttgtgtaatattgtataattatgatttcagAGATTGAAAATACTGTCGTGAAATACCGTtctgaaattatatttgtatatatctactaactatgtatatataattattatataaatcataatttttaattttttttctccataAACTGCTGCAGTGACACGAGTACCtaagtacaaatatattatgtatatacttagaTACGACATATTCATACTATAAAAAGcttgtatatctatatacgtTATACTTACAACCTCTGAACCTCCCTACTtgagtattattgtttttgcagAATTGtctatagcatattataatatacctatatatattatgtagttttatttCGACGGACTTTCGTCTTTCATCGGGCCGGAGCGTCCTTTGGACTTGCGACTACCTGTTCGGCATTCCTGTGATGCGTAGCACTCGTTGACGATTTTTTCCAGTCAAGTGCCGGTCCGTACTTTTTTTGGACCGACCGGACGAACTCGATGGCGTCCGCCAACAGCGTCTCTTGCAACGCCTGTTCCCTTTCGAAGACGGCTGCGTCATCGTCGCGGTCCATCGACTTCGGCATGGCGTCCGCGATTATCCTTCTCAAGTTTTTCGCAAAGTAATCTAAATCGGACGGTACGTCACCGCCACTGGTGGCACCTCCACTTCCAAAGTCGACATTGCTACTGTTGCCGACATCGTCGCCTGCACTGTTACTGACATTGAAATGTCCACCGTCGTCGATACTGACATTTCCGTTGGCATTGGCATCGACAATACCGTTGACACCAACATTTGCCGCGCTGCTACTGATATTGACGTATCCGCTGCTGCCGATAGAGCCATCACTTACATTGCCGCCGATGTCGAGAACGTCCTTCAATTTCGGAGGATTTGGCCCCGAGTACTTCCAGTTAACGTCGTCAGTTTTCCGCAACGTTTCTTTGATCGGATCGTTTACGTGTTCGTTGACTTTCAAGCTCCACAAAAAGTCCACGTGATTGCAGTACGGGTTGTCGATCATCACGGCGTCCATCAGTCTGGGGAGTTGAGATTTCAGTCTCATCACGTCCTGCgagaaaatcgaaaataatgtCACGCGTGcaatcgaaaatattattgtacacgtcATTTTGCACGCGAAAACATCACCTGGACGTCAGCCACCAAGTCGTTTTTACCGTACATCAACGTGATGGGCACCCGGATTGATGTCAGATCGTACGCGGGAGGCTCGGTAGAATTGTACCGTTCCAAGTTAGTGACCGGACCGTAATCGTACCGACCGAAAACATCTGTAacgaaacaaaattattaggtattgtaaGTGTAAGTCTATTgagtatatttcaaaaacgaacggacaaaaaaatttacggtttatgtattgtatttgtaatttatttgcatcagtaatatgtaattatattatgtattactttattatagtttaaaccaaataatattttagttattgtaCGTACCTTTCAATTTGATCTGGGCGAAATGTTCGGGAACCATGGACGACGTTCCCGACGGATAGTGTCCCATGATCAGCGGAATTAATTTCTAAGACAACAAACGAATGCCGTACACGTCAAAAAACACCAATAACTAGAAATAGCTTCctcgtatatgtataatgtgcaGGTTGTGTATAAAGCGGAAATTacgaataaatattgaacttgTGTTTTATTACGGTATTAAAGTATTGTGGATCGCTGCCACTGATGAAAAAGATGATTCCCCTTTGGCATATCAGTTTTTGCGTCATTTTCCCTCCACAAACTGTTGACgcaaaaatcattttcatcGTCGTCTGCGGCATGACCATTCCGTTCGATATTCTTTGGTAAGCAATCTGTACGAAAAAATAGTCtatttaatactgtaataaaatgtataggtgtGAAAAGATAGGTGGAACAAGTTTATTTGTTCGGTgtgatttattgtattgttttattttttaaaactaattcgtATTCAATTTACTTTcataacatattgtatatttacaatatacttacGTTCATCATTTTCGCGTACGGAGCAATGTATTTTATCGGTGACCTCGTGTGAGAGAAATACGCTACCGGAGCGAGACTTATTTGCGATCGAATTTTGGACTGATATTCGGGTCTTTCCGAAGCCATAATGTAAAACACGGTAGTTCCCATAGAATAACCTATGTAATGGAGTTGCGAGGCGTTTGTCTTCATCAGGATATGGTCGAACGCAGCCGGCAAATCGTACGTTCCGATTTCGTGTAAActgtgaaaaacaaaaatcagaGAATGAGAGAATAAAGTTTACAACCTAGGTAAAGTAGCaagcacattattatatttattttatgattttgttacGTTGaaaaaggtattataaaaaatgttataagccTTCCGTGATTTATTAcctatgcaataatatttttataattttaataataatatttttacaacataaGTACCGACCTGAAATTCCAATAAGCTTTTTGCTTGTAGTTCAATGATACGTGTTTTCTACTATAAGTGTTACCACGACTGTTTGCCAGCCACACGTCGTATCCATCGTCAGCGAGTTGcatgcctatataatattataatttatatcttattactAAAAGGAACATATAAggatacatataatgtataatgtataataatacatatatataataaatatatatatttatcatattattactcgTTGTTTGCAATTTTGAATCGTTTTAACGTGTATGGGAATTGTATTAgaactgtataatatgaaatgaatATCGAGTGATAATTATTGAGATTTATATATGCAAAGACACGATACACGGTAGGTTTTGAGAACTGAATCTCTCTTTCACgaaattttacacaaaatatgtttatattttatgctatgCCCTTACCAgcccaatatatttattaatatcataataattataccagtatttatctaaaattaaaaactttataataatactatgatcCATGAAatcgaatattatatgtttctataaaatattcaatacctaACCACTAATTCAAAACTTATCCTATTTATCGATTTTCAGCGCTGATAACACCgat
Protein-coding regions in this window:
- the LOC114130747 gene encoding lipase 3-like is translated as MKTVSYSPFNRFFRYILFVGLQLSFTTVSQTTDITTETSSYPWNIYKNVSLSTVEIIKINGYAAETHHVITEDGYILELHRISSSKSGQKPTKNFPVFFHHAFLSSSAGWVLGGANTSLSMQLADDGYDVWLANSRGNTYSRKHVSLNYKQKAYWNFSLHEIGTYDLPAAFDHILMKTNASQLHYIGYSMGTTVFYIMASERPEYQSKIRSQISLAPVAYFSHTRSPIKYIAPYAKMMNIAYQRISNGMVMPQTTMKMIFASTVCGGKMTQKLICQRGIIFFISGSDPQYFNTKLIPLIMGHYPSGTSSMVPEHFAQIKLKDVFGRYDYGPVTNLERYNSTEPPAYDLTSIRVPITLMYGKNDLVADVQDVMRLKSQLPRLMDAVMIDNPYCNHVDFLWSLKVNEHVNDPIKETLRKTDDVNWKYSGPNPPKLKDVLDIGGNVSDGSIGSSGYVNISSSAANVGVNGIVDANANGNVSIDDGGHFNVSNSAGDDVGNSSNVDFGSGGATSGGDVPSDLDYFAKNLRRIIADAMPKSMDRDDDAAVFEREQALQETLLADAIEFVRSVQKKYGPALDWKKSSTSATHHRNAEQVVASPKDAPAR